From Acidithiobacillus sp., the proteins below share one genomic window:
- a CDS encoding class II fructose-bisphosphate aldolase, which yields MPLVDMTDMLHHAYCHGYAVGAFGVAGWDILEGVIEAAEHLRAPIILSLSKSYPGAGGIESLAKAVIEMGQRATIPVSFQVEVDNDPQLAEGAITTGCGGVVFNASSRLLPENVALTKKVVNLAAPSGVLVVGQLGHLESVQPDDAAESAAGCPTSPLEAKHYVERSGVGCLAVSVSRMNGGGSKHDFPRLSKINQAVGIPLAIHGSAGFTDDQFRRLIRSGAAKVNYCEPLFEVAARRIRENTLAPEGGYAGLVEGVREAICIEAERCIRIWGCGGRAAEILTQCRTWTPAVPGLDRKPAETEASRAFNDTGNAKVLFARSRP from the coding sequence ATGCCTTTGGTCGATATGACGGACATGTTGCACCACGCTTATTGCCACGGCTACGCGGTAGGAGCCTTCGGCGTGGCCGGCTGGGATATCCTGGAGGGGGTGATCGAGGCTGCTGAGCATCTGCGCGCGCCCATCATTCTGAGTTTATCCAAATCGTATCCCGGAGCAGGTGGCATTGAATCCTTGGCCAAGGCCGTAATCGAAATGGGTCAGCGCGCCACCATTCCCGTGTCGTTTCAGGTCGAAGTGGACAACGACCCCCAATTGGCAGAAGGTGCGATTACCACAGGGTGCGGCGGAGTGGTGTTCAACGCATCGTCCCGCCTGCTGCCGGAAAACGTTGCGCTAACCAAAAAAGTGGTCAATCTGGCTGCTCCAAGCGGCGTACTGGTCGTGGGCCAATTGGGTCATTTGGAGAGCGTGCAGCCCGATGATGCGGCAGAATCTGCGGCGGGTTGCCCGACTTCTCCGCTCGAAGCCAAGCATTACGTCGAGCGAAGCGGGGTAGGCTGCTTGGCGGTGTCCGTGAGCAGAATGAACGGCGGAGGCTCCAAACATGATTTTCCCCGCCTCTCGAAAATTAACCAAGCGGTTGGCATCCCCCTGGCGATTCACGGCAGTGCGGGTTTCACCGATGATCAATTCCGACGTTTGATCCGATCCGGCGCAGCTAAGGTCAATTACTGTGAACCGCTGTTCGAGGTTGCTGCACGACGTATTCGGGAAAACACGCTGGCCCCGGAGGGAGGATATGCCGGTCTGGTGGAGGGCGTCCGGGAAGCGATTTGTATCGAAGCAGAGCGCTGTATCAGGATATGGGGCTGCGGCGGTCGTGCGGCTGAGATCCTGACCCAGTGCCGCACTTGGACTCCTGCGGTGCCGGGTTTAGACCGCAAGCCCGCTGAAACGGAGGCTTCCAGGGCATTCAACGATACGGGAAACGCGAAAGTGCTCTTTGCAAGGTCGCGTCCATGA
- a CDS encoding nitric oxide reductase activation protein NorD, protein MMAVELEKYQNILDELGDHAGEVLRASWGEALRIFSPRGLETYLRGAASLKSLGRGTDLVVSYIQSAPAVARELGEDAVSDLLAAAIKMYSKTSAAVISLLFSSSPVAAARLGDLDLFRGYLHLIDMLLAQAPRGVRPMLDHLGILLGQLTLGGLRRWALWGAQAHKTDFEAQTKYFSLESPESIGVLQQERKGTLFIDVQRRIGMYLRALWGRDFFMRPTSGDFEQREGYQPYIEGYIIHLPDAYDDLELPSGKIGGVELYRAACAHAAAHQMYTREALSAEALTPLQMVVIGAMEDARVEQLAISAFPGLAPLWQKLHFVTPDQNASVGDYLNRIARALLDPDYADPDPLIAKARLMFAERANQLASNQFAWDLGVTLAHDLVQLRLVYSPHTDVLSAPYRDDNRHLWDSAEVSDFEHAVPWQDKQVRKQVSLMEFVNELEVETAGDDAQEIWVLSSELFPYEDLGKSYNELEGKAPPPQPYHYAEWDYQMQLDRQDWCTVLEKHAKSGGLEMIEQIVTKHKPIIGRLKFLIEAMQPQGVQRLRKQEDGDEIDLNAAIRAMIEMRMGEQPDPRIMMRNIRKVRDLSVLLLIDLSESTNDPVLGSENTVLQLAREATVLLADAMDKIGDPFAIHGFDSNGRHDVEYFRFKDFDAPYNDKAKAHLAGMTGQLSTRMGAAMRHAGSIVKRQSSNKKLLLVLTDGEPADNDVRDPQYLRYDAKKAVEDLTRNGIATYCLSLDPRADQYVSRIFGAKNYMVVDHVQRLPEKLPLLYLGLTR, encoded by the coding sequence ATGATGGCGGTCGAACTCGAAAAGTATCAGAACATATTGGACGAGCTCGGAGATCACGCTGGCGAGGTGCTGCGCGCGTCTTGGGGGGAGGCCTTGCGGATATTTAGCCCGCGTGGCCTAGAGACCTATCTGCGCGGCGCGGCCAGCCTAAAGTCGCTAGGGCGCGGCACCGACCTTGTGGTGTCCTATATCCAGAGTGCGCCAGCCGTGGCGCGCGAACTGGGTGAAGACGCCGTGAGCGATTTGCTGGCGGCTGCCATCAAGATGTATTCCAAAACCAGCGCCGCAGTGATCTCCCTGCTGTTTTCCTCTAGCCCCGTCGCTGCGGCGCGGCTGGGCGACCTGGATCTGTTCCGGGGCTATCTGCACCTGATCGACATGCTGCTGGCACAGGCCCCGCGTGGTGTGCGCCCGATGCTGGATCACCTTGGTATCCTGCTCGGCCAACTGACGCTGGGTGGCCTGCGGCGCTGGGCGTTGTGGGGTGCGCAGGCGCACAAGACGGATTTCGAAGCCCAAACGAAGTATTTCTCCTTAGAAAGTCCGGAATCCATCGGTGTATTACAACAGGAGCGTAAAGGCACCCTGTTCATCGATGTGCAGCGGCGCATCGGCATGTATCTACGCGCCTTGTGGGGGCGCGATTTCTTCATGCGCCCCACCAGCGGCGATTTCGAGCAACGCGAGGGCTATCAGCCCTATATTGAGGGCTACATCATCCACTTGCCCGACGCCTATGATGACTTGGAGCTTCCTTCCGGCAAGATCGGCGGCGTGGAACTTTATCGTGCAGCCTGCGCTCACGCCGCGGCGCACCAGATGTATACCCGGGAAGCGCTTTCCGCCGAGGCGCTTACACCCCTGCAAATGGTGGTCATCGGCGCCATGGAAGACGCGCGTGTGGAACAACTGGCGATTAGTGCTTTCCCCGGCCTCGCACCTTTGTGGCAAAAACTCCATTTTGTCACGCCCGACCAGAACGCGAGCGTCGGCGATTATCTTAACCGTATCGCACGTGCGCTGCTGGACCCTGACTACGCCGATCCCGACCCGTTGATTGCGAAGGCCAGGCTGATGTTTGCCGAACGGGCGAATCAGCTTGCGAGCAATCAGTTTGCGTGGGACTTGGGGGTGACGCTTGCCCACGATCTGGTGCAGTTGCGGCTGGTATACAGCCCGCATACCGACGTGCTCAGCGCGCCCTATCGCGACGACAACCGCCATCTGTGGGATTCCGCCGAAGTATCGGACTTTGAGCACGCGGTGCCGTGGCAGGACAAGCAGGTGCGCAAGCAGGTTAGTCTCATGGAATTCGTCAACGAGCTCGAGGTCGAGACCGCCGGCGACGACGCGCAAGAAATCTGGGTGCTCTCCAGCGAGCTGTTCCCCTACGAAGACCTCGGCAAGAGCTACAACGAGCTGGAAGGCAAGGCACCACCGCCCCAGCCCTACCACTACGCGGAGTGGGACTACCAGATGCAACTGGATCGCCAGGACTGGTGCACGGTGTTGGAAAAGCACGCCAAAAGCGGTGGCCTGGAGATGATTGAACAGATCGTGACCAAGCACAAACCGATCATCGGGCGGCTCAAGTTCCTGATCGAGGCCATGCAGCCCCAGGGTGTGCAGCGTCTGCGCAAGCAGGAGGACGGCGACGAGATTGACCTGAACGCGGCAATCCGCGCCATGATCGAGATGCGCATGGGCGAGCAGCCCGACCCGCGCATCATGATGCGCAATATCCGCAAGGTGCGCGATCTGTCGGTGTTGCTCCTGATCGACTTGTCCGAATCCACCAACGACCCGGTGCTGGGCTCGGAAAATACCGTGTTGCAGCTGGCGCGCGAGGCCACGGTGCTGCTCGCCGATGCCATGGATAAGATCGGCGACCCCTTCGCCATCCACGGATTCGATTCCAATGGCCGCCATGACGTGGAGTATTTTCGCTTCAAGGATTTTGACGCGCCATACAACGATAAGGCAAAGGCGCACTTGGCGGGCATGACCGGCCAGCTGTCCACGCGCATGGGGGCAGCGATGCGCCACGCTGGCTCGATAGTGAAACGTCAGTCCAGCAACAAAAAGCTGCTGCTTGTGCTCACCGATGGCGAACCCGCCGACAACGACGTGCGCGACCCGCAGTACCTGCGTTACGACGCCAAGAAAGCGGTGGAAGATTTGACGCGCAACGGCATCGCCACTTATTGCCTGAGCCTCGATCCCCGGGCAGACCAGTATGTGTCGCGTATTTTTGGTGCCAAGAACTATATGGTGGTGGACCACGTGCAGCGGTTGCCGGAGAAACTTCCGCTGCTCTATCTGGGTTTGACTCGATGA
- a CDS encoding proton-conducting transporter membrane subunit, protein MDPLAIIVPFVPALAALLIFAVLRHSKTGAARLSVLATLITFLLSLILLGNYVAVGLPRVEYIGQIWGSIWLDPLTLVMWAFVSGISLLVHMYSVRYMIEEPNYPRFFAMLDLMTATILFMVSAADLVTLLVAWFLVGVLLYFLLGHDTDRPASGRYAFWTQITYRVGDLPLWLAAFILYKSYHSLALPVIFAQIAAAPNAVQIWGMTVPAWTGILVALAAFARSAQFLLHGWLPYTMDGPTPVSALMHAGIVNAGGFLFNRFAPIFEYAGLALHVAFVVGLITAVVGSALMLIQNDVKRSLGYSTMGQMGFMVMECGLGAFPLAVFHLIAHGFFKASLFLGAGNAIGDARANDGVPPDPIYVYIVERRPTKPLRLPWLTAAALTILVPVLVLSLSHFFVANHLFFEQGVIVLLFFAWVTGAQALFAAHKMTHTNPWQLMGGILGSFVLVVIGYTLISHYFARFLYSHEASLRLYASASIGILSYEVLMIILALLFVGGWALTFFGDAQNLGERISQRWHGGYLAIYALLSRELYINDLYVRVTQLLLSASRRLNVWLRWS, encoded by the coding sequence ATGGACCCTCTAGCGATCATCGTACCTTTCGTGCCTGCCCTCGCGGCATTGCTGATCTTTGCCGTCCTGCGGCATAGCAAGACGGGCGCAGCCCGGCTCAGTGTGCTGGCCACCCTGATTACCTTTTTGCTGTCTCTGATTCTGCTTGGCAATTATGTCGCAGTTGGGCTGCCCCGGGTGGAGTATATCGGCCAGATATGGGGGAGCATCTGGCTTGATCCTTTGACCCTGGTCATGTGGGCCTTCGTCTCTGGCATTAGTCTGCTGGTGCATATGTACTCGGTACGCTACATGATTGAGGAGCCCAATTATCCACGTTTCTTTGCCATGCTCGACTTGATGACGGCAACTATCCTCTTCATGGTTTCTGCTGCTGATCTCGTCACCTTGCTCGTGGCCTGGTTCTTGGTCGGAGTGCTCCTCTATTTCCTGCTCGGTCACGATACCGACCGGCCCGCTTCTGGACGCTATGCCTTCTGGACACAGATCACCTATCGGGTTGGCGATCTTCCCCTTTGGTTGGCTGCCTTCATCCTCTACAAGAGCTATCACAGTCTCGCCTTGCCAGTGATCTTCGCCCAAATCGCCGCGGCGCCCAACGCTGTCCAGATTTGGGGGATGACGGTGCCGGCCTGGACAGGGATTCTCGTGGCGCTGGCTGCCTTTGCTCGCTCGGCGCAGTTTTTGCTGCACGGCTGGTTGCCCTACACCATGGATGGGCCGACCCCGGTCTCGGCCCTGATGCACGCCGGTATCGTCAATGCCGGTGGTTTTCTCTTCAACCGCTTCGCACCGATCTTCGAGTACGCAGGCCTTGCCCTGCACGTTGCTTTCGTGGTGGGATTGATCACCGCCGTAGTCGGTTCGGCCCTGATGCTCATCCAGAATGACGTCAAGCGGTCCCTGGGCTATTCCACCATGGGGCAGATGGGTTTCATGGTCATGGAATGTGGCCTTGGGGCCTTTCCTTTGGCGGTTTTCCACCTCATTGCCCATGGCTTCTTCAAGGCCTCGCTCTTCCTCGGAGCGGGTAATGCCATTGGTGATGCCCGTGCCAATGACGGGGTGCCGCCGGACCCAATCTATGTCTACATCGTCGAACGGCGCCCGACTAAGCCTTTACGCCTGCCTTGGCTCACCGCCGCCGCACTGACCATCCTGGTGCCGGTGCTGGTGCTGAGTCTTTCGCACTTCTTTGTGGCCAACCACCTCTTCTTCGAGCAGGGCGTGATCGTGCTGCTCTTCTTTGCCTGGGTCACAGGTGCGCAGGCTCTCTTTGCCGCCCACAAGATGACCCATACCAACCCATGGCAGCTCATGGGGGGGATTTTGGGCTCTTTCGTGCTGGTGGTGATTGGTTACACGCTGATCAGCCATTATTTTGCCAGATTCCTTTATTCGCATGAGGCCAGTCTTCGGCTCTATGCTTCGGCAAGCATCGGGATACTTTCCTACGAAGTTCTGATGATCATCCTCGCTCTGCTCTTCGTGGGTGGCTGGGCCTTGACCTTCTTTGGAGATGCGCAGAATTTGGGAGAGCGCATTAGCCAGCGCTGGCATGGTGGCTATCTGGCCATTTACGCCCTGCTGTCCCGGGAACTCTACATCAACGATCTCTACGTGCGAGTGACGCAGCTCTTGCTTAGTGCTTCTCGTCGT